In Mytilus edulis chromosome 4, xbMytEdul2.2, whole genome shotgun sequence, the following proteins share a genomic window:
- the LOC139520159 gene encoding multiple inositol polyphosphate phosphatase 1-like — protein sequence MLSYILSIVLLATVVVELKCGTNFTKPVFNVMTPYSWAKDRYVNDTVTDESTVMYNGEVCQIVNLNLLMRHVARYPSLYWIRRMKNLHKMMKQYPDVVKKHNFLKTWIIPFAEENAYSMSSLGNEEATTLGRTFGEKFKQLFEGKMDLIDYTITSKEVTRQSFDAFFKSLNETLPADAPMPIPTVDDQRLRFYSKCKKYRTYSDKSNVEYDAFVGGTTMRTVVDKIKKLIGVQKLKTEQVITMHQICAFELGIFNQSDWCSFFTLDDLLVLDYLFDLSHFWQRGFGYPINWQMSCPFTSHMLKRFDDIIAYQNETTVADVQFAHSYTLLPVYTAFGLFKDSNTLLANNFEANKSRRFRVSKSCPFSANLGTALYKCGVSRNFVVKMFVNEEEVNIPACGSKVCLYQTFKQAYKLLGDCDFQKICKTQ from the exons ATGCTATCTTATATTTTGTCAATCGTACTTTTAGCAACTGTTGTGGTAGAACTTAAGTGCGGGACTAATTTCACGAAACCAGTATTCAATGTAATGACACCATATTCATGGGCAAAAGACAGATACGTCAATGACACAGTAACTGACGAAAGTACTGTCATGTACAATGGTGAAGTGTGTCAGATTGTAAACTTAAATCTGCTGATGAGACATGTTGCCAGATATCCATCACTCTACTGGATACGGAGGATGAAGAATTTGCATAAAATGATGAAGCAGTACCCGGATGTTGTTAAGAAACATAACTTCTTGAAGACGTGGATAATCCCGTTTGCAGAAGAAAATGCATATTCCATGTCCTCACTTGGAAATGAAGAAGCGACAACTCTAGGTAGAACATTCGGAGAGAAATTCAAACAGTTATTTGAAGGGAAAATGGACCTTATAGATTATACCATTACAAGCAAGGAAGTTACTCGGCAAAGTTTTGATGCTTTCTTCAAAAGTTTGAATGAAACTTTGCCAGCTGACGCACCTATGCCAATTCCAACAGTGGACGATCAACGGCTccgtttttattcaaaatgtaagAAGTATAGAACGTACAGTGACAAATCAAATGTGGAATATGATGCATTTGTTGGTGGAACAACGATGAGAACAGTAGTTGATAAGATAAAGAAACTAATCGGAGTGCAAAAATTAAAGACAG AACAAGTCATAACAATGCATCAGATTTGTGCCTTCGAACTTGGAATATTTAACCAATCAGATTGGTGCAGCTTTTTCACTTTGGACGATCTTTTAGTGTTAGACTACTTATTTGATTTATCG CACTTCTGGCAGAGAGGCTTTGGTTACCCAATAAACTGGCAAATGTCCTGTCCTTTTACAAGTCACATGTTAAAACGATTTGATGACATCATTGCATATCAGAATGA GACCACAGTAGCTGATGTTCAGTTTGCGCATTCTTATACGCTTCTTCCTGTGTATACAGCATTTGGACTATTCAAAGACTCTAATACACTTTTAGCTAACAATTTTGAAGCAAACAAAAGCCGCCGATTTCGGGTTAGCAAGTCATGTCCATTCTCTGCAAATTTAGGTACTGCCCTTTACAAGTGTGGAGTTAGCAGAAATTTCGTCGTTAAAATGTTTGTGAATGAAGAAGAAGTTAACATCCCTGCATGTGGCAGCAAAGTGTGTCTTTATCAGACTTTCAAACAGGCATATAAACTACTTGGTGATTGTGACTTTCAGAAGATTTGTAAAACACAATAA
- the LOC139518497 gene encoding multiple inositol polyphosphate phosphatase 1-like, which yields MKLCTYFAYLFLFCTTVLGNESFMKPLFNTKTLYFWLKDPAESIPDNQYNTLNHNGQTCQLEGLNVLFRHGARYPTIKWIKWMTALQIKLASDSKVISRYPFIKQWSNPFPETKEGTLSRVGEYEMLRLANRFARRFKSSLQGNLNHINFSYTHKNRTQNSYKYFYEGLNETLQTNTQEPNAKVDDEKLRFYDNCHKYNVEVEGNDNTTTEYEAFLRGKEMTIVIRKVETKLGFYNLTAVEVVVINQICALELGLFNKSDWCRLFDVDDLLVIDYLLNIEDYYEQGYAYPINWKQSCPFTSYMFKRFDQTVSAASLQHNKVPQLDISFGHSETIVPVYTAFGLFHDAEPLRADNFDVNKDRTFHGAIIGPFSANLAVALYKCDGNSDHVIQMFVNEDPVIIPGCGNTVCGYGDFKNFYSKLADCNFDQICQNDPHKPAFG from the exons ATGAAGCTGTGTACTTATTttgcttatttatttttattttgtacaacTGTGCTTGGAAATGAATCATTCATGAAACCGTTGTTTAATACAAAAACTCTATATTTCTGGTTGAAGGATCCAGCTGAAAGTATACCAGACAATCAATATAATACGTTAAACCATAACGGCCAGACTTGCCAACTAGAAGGACTGAATGTTTTATTCAGACACGGCGCCAGATACCCTACAATAAAATGGATTAAGTGGATGACAGCATTGCAAATAAAATTAGCAAGCGACTCGAAAGTGATTTCCCGGTATCCATTTATTAAGCAGTGGTCCAATCCGTTCCCGGAAACTAAAGAAGGGACCCTTAGTCGTGTCGGTGAATACGAAATGTTAAGACTTGCTAATCGATTTGCAAGACGATTTAAATCTTCCTTACAAGGAAACTTGAATCATATCAACTTTTCATATACTCACAAAAACCGAACACAGAACAGTTACAAATATTTCTATGAAGGACTTAACGAAACTTTACAAACTAACACACAGGAACCAAACGCTAAAGTGGACGACGAAAAACTTCGATTCTACGATAACTGTCACAAATACAATGTAGAGGTAGAGGGAAATGATAACACTACCACCGAGTATGAAGCCTTTCTTCGTGGCAAGGAGATGACAATCGTGATCAGAAAAGTTGAGACTAAGCTAGGATTTTACAACTTGACTGCAG TTGAAGTGGTTGTTATCAACCAAATATGTGCGTTAGAGTTGGGCCTGTTCAACAAATCTGATTGGTGTAGACTTTTTGACGTAGATGATCTCCTCGTCATTGACTACCTGCTAAATATAGAG gATTATTATGAGCAAGGATATGCTTACCCTATCAATTGGAAACAAAGTTGTCCATTTACTTCATACATGTTTAAAAGGTTCGACCAAACCGTCTCAGCTGCCAGTCTACAGCATAATAA AGTTCCACAGTTAGATATCTCATTTGGTCACAGCGAGACAATTGTTCCAGTTTATACCGCATTTGGTTTATTTCACGATGCTGAACCGCTAAGAGCAGATAACTTTGATGTTAATAAAGACCGAACATTTCACGGTGCTATCATTGGTCCATTTTCGGCAAATTTAGCAGTTGCTTTGTACAAATGTGACGGAAACAGTGATCACGTAATTCAAATGTTTGTTAACGAAGATCCAGTAATTATACCAGGCTGTGGGAATACAGTGTGTGGATACGGTGATTTCAAGAACTTCTACAGTAAACTAGCAGACTGTAATTTTGATCAGATATGTCAAAATGATCCACACAAACCAGCGTTTGGATAG
- the LOC139520161 gene encoding multiple inositol polyphosphate phosphatase 1-like isoform X2 — protein MDNISTVLRGDSLVVTKHPFIGNWRTPFPKSKQYQQSVVGDEEMLQLGERFVKRFRNNVRKNAGKIMFETTSKDRTKQSKSKFCLGLENVMGKQSITTSTDDRLLRYYDYCGKYIKEVDQNNETLTEFYKFLNGDEMKSVVNKVRQKIGTSEIEPAEIVTIQQICAFELGMFEKSNWCQFFDMEDLLIIDYLIDIRNYWEMGYGYNINWQTSCAYTSRLFKMFRNVVNGKRHNEIYPEPFVIQFGHTDTIIPLYTAFGLFNNSQKLLADNYLMNKNRTFRTSLIGPFSANLGFGLYKCDTTMAYVIRLFVNEEPVVIPACGQTSCLFSEFETYYHHLANCNVKQICEINTNMTGNSFIMSSDLLLVLLLTYLSCVMILG, from the exons ATGGATAACATTTCCACAGTTCTAAGAGGGGATTCATTAGTTGTTACAAAACATCCGTTTATAGGTAACTGGAGAACCCCATTTCCAAAAAGCAAACAGTACCAACAGTCTGTCGTTGGAGATGAAGAAATGCTTCAGCTCGGGGAAAGATTTGTCAAACGATTTAGAAACAATGTACGTAAAAATGCTGGCAAGATTATGTTTGAAACGACGTCGAAAGATAGGACAAAGCAAAGCAAAAGCAAGTTTTGTCTGGGTTTAGAGAATGTTATGGGTAAACAGTCAATAACAACATCTACAGACGATAGATTACTGAGGTATTACGACTACTGTGGTAAATACATAAAAGAGGTTGACCAAAACAATGAAACTTTGACTGAATTTTACAAATTCTTAAATGGAGATGAAATGAAATCTGTTGTCAACAAAGTAAGACAGAAAATTGGAACTTCTGAAATCGAACCAG CGGAAATTGTTACCATTCAACAAATATGTGCGTTTGAACTTGGTATGTttgaaaaatcaaattggtgCCAATTCTTTGACATGGAAGATCTACTGATCATTGACTACCTAATTGACATTCGT AACTATTGGGAAATGGGATATGGCTACAATATTAATTGGCAGACATCTTGTGCATACACGTCACGGCTgttcaaaatgttcagaaatgTTGTGAATGGAAAACGACACAA TGAGATATACCCAGAACCCTTTGTTATACAGTTTGGACATACTGATACTATTATTCCACTGTATACAGCTTTTGGGTTGTTCAACAACTCACAGAAACTTTTAGCAGACAATTACCTGATGAACAAGAACAGAACATTTAGAACAAGTTTGATTGGTCCATTTTCAGCCAATCTTGGTTTTGGATTGTACAAATGTGACACAACCATGGCTTACGTTATTCGATTATTTGTAAACGAGGAACCAGTAGTTATTCCGGCATGTGGACAGACCAGTTGTCTGTTTTCAGAATTTGAAACGTATTACCATCATCTTGCGAACTGCAATGTTAAACAGATATGTGAAATTAATACCAACATGACCGGTAACAGTTTCATTATGAGTTCAGACTTGTTGCTGGTATTGCTATTGACTTATTTATCTTGTGTAATGATACTCggttaa
- the LOC139520161 gene encoding multiple inositol polyphosphate phosphatase 1-like isoform X1: MEYIIILTVMLFSITKVITGDNLKKPIFNAMTPYFWVKSINETIPENRDGSFMYGGHSCQITNFHYLFRHAARYPSLPWIQKMDNISTVLRGDSLVVTKHPFIGNWRTPFPKSKQYQQSVVGDEEMLQLGERFVKRFRNNVRKNAGKIMFETTSKDRTKQSKSKFCLGLENVMGKQSITTSTDDRLLRYYDYCGKYIKEVDQNNETLTEFYKFLNGDEMKSVVNKVRQKIGTSEIEPAEIVTIQQICAFELGMFEKSNWCQFFDMEDLLIIDYLIDIRNYWEMGYGYNINWQTSCAYTSRLFKMFRNVVNGKRHNEIYPEPFVIQFGHTDTIIPLYTAFGLFNNSQKLLADNYLMNKNRTFRTSLIGPFSANLGFGLYKCDTTMAYVIRLFVNEEPVVIPACGQTSCLFSEFETYYHHLANCNVKQICEINTNMTGNSFIMSSDLLLVLLLTYLSCVMILG; encoded by the exons ATGGAATATATCATTATTTTGACAGTTATGTTATTTTCAATTACCAAAGTGATTACTGGAGACAATTTAAAGAAGCCTATTTTTAATGCTATGACTCCGTATTTTTGGGTAAAAAGTATCAATGAAACTATTCCGGAGAATAGAGATGGATCATTTATGTATGGAGGACATTCGtgtcaaattacaaattttcattaCTTATTCAGACACGCTGCCAGATACCCATCTCTACCATGGATACAAAAAATGGATAACATTTCCACAGTTCTAAGAGGGGATTCATTAGTTGTTACAAAACATCCGTTTATAGGTAACTGGAGAACCCCATTTCCAAAAAGCAAACAGTACCAACAGTCTGTCGTTGGAGATGAAGAAATGCTTCAGCTCGGGGAAAGATTTGTCAAACGATTTAGAAACAATGTACGTAAAAATGCTGGCAAGATTATGTTTGAAACGACGTCGAAAGATAGGACAAAGCAAAGCAAAAGCAAGTTTTGTCTGGGTTTAGAGAATGTTATGGGTAAACAGTCAATAACAACATCTACAGACGATAGATTACTGAGGTATTACGACTACTGTGGTAAATACATAAAAGAGGTTGACCAAAACAATGAAACTTTGACTGAATTTTACAAATTCTTAAATGGAGATGAAATGAAATCTGTTGTCAACAAAGTAAGACAGAAAATTGGAACTTCTGAAATCGAACCAG CGGAAATTGTTACCATTCAACAAATATGTGCGTTTGAACTTGGTATGTttgaaaaatcaaattggtgCCAATTCTTTGACATGGAAGATCTACTGATCATTGACTACCTAATTGACATTCGT AACTATTGGGAAATGGGATATGGCTACAATATTAATTGGCAGACATCTTGTGCATACACGTCACGGCTgttcaaaatgttcagaaatgTTGTGAATGGAAAACGACACAA TGAGATATACCCAGAACCCTTTGTTATACAGTTTGGACATACTGATACTATTATTCCACTGTATACAGCTTTTGGGTTGTTCAACAACTCACAGAAACTTTTAGCAGACAATTACCTGATGAACAAGAACAGAACATTTAGAACAAGTTTGATTGGTCCATTTTCAGCCAATCTTGGTTTTGGATTGTACAAATGTGACACAACCATGGCTTACGTTATTCGATTATTTGTAAACGAGGAACCAGTAGTTATTCCGGCATGTGGACAGACCAGTTGTCTGTTTTCAGAATTTGAAACGTATTACCATCATCTTGCGAACTGCAATGTTAAACAGATATGTGAAATTAATACCAACATGACCGGTAACAGTTTCATTATGAGTTCAGACTTGTTGCTGGTATTGCTATTGACTTATTTATCTTGTGTAATGATACTCggttaa
- the LOC139521472 gene encoding multiple inositol polyphosphate phosphatase 1-like, giving the protein MMACLLQIVISTFIFSFLFAIVLSDNLFKKPLFNTKTPYFWVRNISDVIQENEFSTAILNGETCQLEGLNILLRHGSRFPTLKWIKRMTALHSKLTANAAILSTYPFMNKWTNPFLENQQGLLSTLGVEEMKILGKRFGTRFKVLLDGKLNQVKFATSFRDRTKSSFKNFYSGLNEASPSSGPTPRLGSPWSKVDNMKTRFYESCSKYVKEVDDNDEILKEANLFEAGSKISNIVQKVQTKLGASNISIDFDDVFVIHQICAFELGLNGQSDWCQFFNIDDLRVISYWDDLEEYYKTGYGYPINWQQTCPYTSYLFERFEEAVTNSEKPNSIPPIDIFFGHQDTILPIFTAFGLFKDSESFTAANYDANINRKFSTSEITPFSANIAFSLYKCGANGKHAFKIFVNEEQVNIPACGGTVCSYSDVKNYCHRGNKGDLLGCATRA; this is encoded by the exons ATGATGGCTTGTTTGTTGCAAATTGTTATTTCAACATTCATTTTTAGCTTTCTTTTTGCAATTGTGCTTAGTGATAATCTGTTTAAGAAACCATTATTCAACACCAAAACTCCTTATTTTTGGGTAAGGAATATATCGGACGTTATTCAAGAAAACGAATTCAGTACAGCAATTCTCAATGGGGAAACTTGTCAACTGGAAGGCCTGAATATATTACTTAGGCATGGTTCTCGATTTCCTACCTTGAAATGGATCAAACGAATGACAGCTTTGCATTCTAAGCTAACAGCTAACGCAGCTATTCTCTCGACATACCCGTTCATGAATAAGTGGACTAATCCATTCCTTGAGAACCAACAGGGCCTTCTCAGTACCCTTGGAGTTGAAGAAATGAAGATATTAGGTAAACGATTCGGAACCAGGTTTAAAGTATTATTGGACGGAAAACTTAATCAAGTGAAATTCGCAACATCTTTCAGAGATCGAACGAAATcaagttttaaaaacttttacagCGGATTAAATGAAGCATCTCCAAGCAGTGGACCCACACCCCGCCTCGGGTCACCCTGGTCAAAAGTAGATAATATGAAAACCAGATTTTATGAAAGCTGTTCAAAATACGTGAAAGAAGTTGATGATAACGACGAGATATTAAAAGAAGCTAATTTATTTGAAGCTGGTTCGAAGATAAGTAATATTGTCCAGAAAGTACAGACAAAACTTGGAGCCTCCAATATATCTATAGATTTTG ATGACGTCTTTGTGATTCACCAAATATGTGCCTTTGAGCTTGGTCTGAATGGACAGTCTGATTGGTGccaattttttaatattgatgatTTGCGAGTTATATCTTATTGGGACGATTTAGag GAATACTATAAAACGGGATATGGCTACCCTATCAATTGGCAGCAGACTTGCCCTTATACGTCTTATCTTTTTGAACGATTCGAAGAAGCTGTAACAAACTCCGAAAAACCAAACAG CATCCCACCAATAGATATTTTCTTTGGACATCAAGATACGATTCTACCTATCTTCACTGCATTTGGATTGTTCAAGGATTCTGAGTCATTCACAGCAGCAAACTATGATGCTAATATCAATCGAAAATTCAGTACGAGTGAAATAACACCGTTTTCTgcaaatattgcatttagtttgtACAAATGTGGAGCAAATGgaaaacatgcatttaaaatatttgttaatgaaGAGCAAGTTAATATACCAGCTTGTGGTGGAACGGTATGTTCATATTCCGATGTGAAGAATTACTGTCACCGGGGAAATAAGGGTGACTTGTTAGGATGTGCAACAAGAGCCTGA